From a region of the Candidatus Rhabdochlamydia porcellionis genome:
- a CDS encoding putative quorum-sensing-regulated virulence factor, translating to MKKLRPIYYDTETTGVKSAKDRIIEIAAYDPIEDRSFVELINPECPIPKEASAIHHITDEMVKDAPSFRIIAEKFTQFCPDNTVLIAHNNDAFDQLFLEAEFKRAEVPLPFFQYIDTLKWARKYRNDLPRHSLQFLRETYGFSSNQAHRALDDVIILHQVFSVMIDDLPIQMVLQLLSKPQVISRMPFGKHQGKPLEEVPRNYVTWLASSGAFDKSENKELKQSFEKLGILTPFLSST from the coding sequence ATGAAAAAATTACGACCTATTTACTATGATACAGAAACAACTGGCGTAAAATCTGCTAAAGATCGAATTATTGAAATTGCTGCTTATGATCCGATAGAAGATCGCTCTTTTGTAGAGTTAATCAATCCAGAATGCCCTATTCCAAAGGAAGCCAGTGCTATCCATCATATTACTGATGAAATGGTAAAAGATGCTCCTAGCTTTAGAATAATTGCGGAAAAATTCACACAATTCTGTCCTGACAATACGGTATTAATTGCTCATAATAACGATGCCTTTGATCAATTATTTCTGGAAGCAGAATTTAAACGAGCAGAAGTTCCTCTTCCTTTTTTTCAATATATTGATACCCTTAAATGGGCACGTAAATACCGTAATGATCTTCCTAGGCATTCCCTACAATTTTTAAGAGAAACCTATGGTTTCTCTTCTAATCAAGCACACAGAGCGCTTGATGATGTAATCATACTCCATCAAGTTTTTAGCGTTATGATTGATGACTTGCCCATTCAAATGGTATTACAGCTTCTTTCTAAACCTCAAGTCATATCTCGGATGCCATTTGGTAAACACCAAGGAAAACCTCTAGAAGAGGTCCCTCGTAATTATGTTACATGGCTAGCATCTAGTGGTGCTTTTGATAAGTCAGAAAATAAAGAGCTAAAACAAAGTTTTGAAAAACTAGGAATTTTAACTCCATTTCTTTCAAGTACTTAA
- a CDS encoding MIP/aquaporin family protein yields MKYIYELIGTFFLVFTAGMTMLSPDGAGLLAPLAIGSVLAVMVFAGAHISGGHYNPAISLSVYIRGKLSVKDLGAYWLVQIIGAIIAAWIVMYLKGTSQAFPMHFDVWKAFLAEFTFTFALCYVVLNTAYSKATKGNSYYGFAIGFTVLAGAYAVGPISGGAFNPAVALAITILNMSFWANFWVFLFANLIGGICSALVFKAAHSEK; encoded by the coding sequence ATGAAGTATATTTATGAATTGATAGGAACTTTTTTCTTAGTTTTTACTGCTGGCATGACAATGCTTAGTCCAGATGGCGCTGGACTTTTAGCCCCCCTAGCTATTGGTTCTGTTCTTGCTGTTATGGTCTTTGCTGGCGCTCACATATCAGGCGGTCACTATAATCCAGCTATCTCTTTATCTGTATATATACGTGGCAAATTATCAGTAAAAGATTTAGGCGCCTATTGGTTAGTACAAATCATCGGGGCTATCATAGCTGCATGGATTGTTATGTATTTAAAAGGCACTTCTCAAGCATTTCCTATGCACTTTGATGTGTGGAAAGCGTTTTTAGCAGAATTTACTTTCACTTTTGCACTTTGCTATGTTGTTTTAAATACCGCTTATTCAAAAGCTACAAAAGGCAATTCGTATTATGGATTTGCTATTGGTTTTACAGTTCTTGCAGGAGCCTATGCGGTTGGACCCATCTCAGGTGGTGCATTTAACCCTGCTGTTGCATTAGCGATAACCATACTAAATATGAGTTTTTGGGCAAATTTTTGGGTATTTTTATTTGCTAATCTAATCGGTGGAATATGCTCAGCTCTTGTGTTTAAAGCTGCACATTCTGAAAAGTAA